A single region of the Acetivibrio cellulolyticus CD2 genome encodes:
- a CDS encoding DUF5685 family protein: MFGYVVANVDKLTAEEKQHYRSCYCGLCKALGSRHGALSRITLTYDMTFLVLFLSALYKTVNKIETERCIIHPLKPHQYWQNDITNYAADMNVVLAYYNLLDDWIDDKNILSLCEAKLFEQQYRQIIKRYPNQCTVISECLNELSKVEKSGELNADIPANFFGKLMGEIFVLREDEYTENLRAFGRALGKFIYIMDACLDLKDDIKHERYNPLIMSSSEDFSSILTLLMADCTEKYKQLPIKQDTNLIENILYSGVWTKYEAEKQKQRRQNKQ, encoded by the coding sequence ATGTTTGGTTATGTAGTTGCAAATGTTGATAAGCTGACTGCTGAGGAAAAGCAGCATTACCGTTCGTGCTATTGCGGCTTATGCAAGGCATTAGGAAGCCGTCATGGAGCATTAAGCCGTATAACACTTACTTATGACATGACTTTCCTTGTTTTGTTTCTTTCTGCACTATATAAAACAGTTAATAAAATCGAAACTGAGCGGTGTATTATTCATCCTCTAAAACCGCATCAATACTGGCAGAATGATATAACAAACTATGCTGCCGACATGAATGTTGTACTTGCTTATTACAATTTACTTGACGACTGGATAGATGATAAAAATATCCTGTCACTGTGTGAAGCAAAGCTATTCGAGCAGCAATACAGACAAATTATTAAGCGATATCCAAATCAATGTACGGTAATTAGTGAATGCTTGAATGAGCTTTCCAAAGTTGAAAAATCAGGAGAACTTAATGCAGATATTCCTGCAAATTTTTTTGGAAAGCTGATGGGTGAAATCTTTGTTTTACGTGAAGATGAATATACGGAAAATTTGCGGGCATTCGGAAGGGCTCTCGGCAAGTTTATATATATAATGGATGCCTGCCTTGATTTAAAGGATGATATAAAACATGAACGATATAACCCCTTGATTATGTCTTCATCTGAAGATTTTAGCTCAATTTTGACTCTGCTTATGGCCGACTGTACAGAAAAATATAAGCAGTTGCCGATCAAACAGGATACGAATCTGATTGAGAATATCCTTTATTCAGGTGTTTGGACTAAGTATGAAGCAGAAAAGCAAAAACAAAGGAGGCAAAATAAGCAATGA
- the dnaK gene encoding molecular chaperone DnaK: MSKVIGIDLGTTNSCVAVMEGGEAVVIPNAEGGRTTPSVVAFSKTGERMIGQLAKRQAVTNHERTISSIKREMGSNYKVDIEGKKYTPQEISAMILQKLKTDAESYLGETVQDAVITVPAYFTDAQRQATKDAGRIAGLNVQRIINEPTAAALAYGVDKETEQKVMVYDLGGGTFDVSLLDISNGVIEVLATAGNNRLGGDDFDGCVVEYLVNEFKKENRFDLSKDPTAMQRVKEAAEKAKIELSALTSTSVNLPFITSNSSGPMHMDITLTRAKFDELTSHLVNATMDPVHQALRDSGLNTADINKVLLVGGSSRIPAVQEAVRKFIGKEPFKGINPDECVAVGAALQAGVLSGDVRDLLLLDVTPLSLGIETLGGVFSKIIERNTTIPIKKSQIFTTAAPFQSSVDIHVLQGEREMVASNKTLGRFKLKGIRRAPRGVPQIEVTFSIDANGIVNVSAKDLGTGKEQSITISASSNLSQAEIDQAIRDAQQYSAEDAKRKEEATARDRAEQLIYQASSIIKKLDKNDRKLLDESVKNTKKALKSKDNAQLTAACNELSSMLETMHQKTPDDGTSSNGDNKI, from the coding sequence ATGTCTAAAGTAATTGGTATTGATTTAGGTACTACAAATTCTTGCGTTGCTGTTATGGAAGGCGGTGAAGCTGTCGTAATTCCTAATGCCGAGGGTGGACGAACTACTCCTTCGGTAGTTGCGTTCTCCAAAACCGGAGAGCGTATGATAGGACAGCTTGCTAAGCGTCAGGCAGTTACCAATCACGAACGTACCATCAGTTCCATCAAGCGTGAAATGGGAAGCAATTATAAAGTTGATATTGAAGGTAAAAAGTATACTCCACAGGAAATTTCGGCAATGATTTTACAAAAGTTGAAAACCGATGCAGAAAGCTATCTTGGAGAAACGGTTCAGGATGCAGTAATAACAGTACCTGCTTATTTTACCGATGCACAACGTCAAGCAACCAAAGATGCTGGAAGAATTGCGGGCTTAAATGTGCAGAGAATCATCAACGAGCCAACCGCAGCTGCACTTGCCTACGGTGTAGATAAAGAAACAGAGCAAAAGGTAATGGTTTATGACCTTGGTGGTGGAACATTTGATGTGTCGCTTCTTGACATCAGCAATGGTGTTATTGAAGTACTTGCCACTGCCGGAAACAATCGCCTGGGTGGTGACGACTTTGACGGTTGTGTGGTTGAGTATCTTGTAAATGAATTTAAGAAGGAAAACCGTTTTGATCTTTCCAAAGATCCCACTGCAATGCAGCGTGTAAAAGAAGCTGCAGAAAAAGCTAAAATTGAATTGAGCGCTTTAACATCAACTTCAGTTAATCTTCCGTTTATTACCTCAAATTCATCAGGTCCAATGCATATGGATATTACACTTACACGGGCAAAATTTGATGAACTTACATCACATCTTGTAAATGCAACAATGGATCCGGTACACCAGGCACTACGTGATTCCGGCCTTAATACTGCAGATATTAACAAGGTTTTGCTTGTAGGAGGTTCCAGCCGTATTCCTGCGGTACAGGAAGCTGTCAGAAAGTTTATCGGCAAAGAGCCGTTTAAAGGTATCAATCCAGATGAATGCGTTGCAGTTGGAGCCGCACTACAGGCTGGTGTTCTTTCGGGTGATGTCAGAGATTTGCTGCTTTTAGATGTAACTCCTCTTTCTCTTGGCATTGAAACTCTAGGAGGTGTTTTCTCAAAAATTATTGAGAGGAACACAACCATTCCGATAAAAAAGAGCCAGATATTTACCACTGCCGCTCCGTTCCAGTCATCTGTAGACATTCATGTTTTGCAGGGTGAACGTGAAATGGTAGCATCAAACAAAACATTAGGCAGATTCAAGCTTAAAGGTATCCGCCGTGCACCACGAGGAGTTCCTCAAATTGAGGTTACCTTCTCAATTGATGCCAATGGCATTGTCAATGTATCTGCCAAAGACCTCGGAACAGGTAAAGAGCAAAGCATCACCATTTCTGCTTCCTCAAACCTAAGTCAGGCGGAAATTGATCAAGCCATCCGTGATGCACAGCAATATTCTGCTGAAGATGCAAAACGCAAGGAGGAAGCCACAGCACGTGATCGTGCTGAGCAGTTGATTTATCAGGCATCGTCAATTATAAAAAAACTTGATAAAAATGACCGCAAATTACTTGATGAATCGGTTAAAAACACTAAAAAAGCATTAAAAAGCAAGGACAATGCACAGCTCACAGCGGCCTGCAATGAATTATCCTCAATGCTTGAAACCATGCACCAAAAAACTCCGGATGATGGAACTTCAAGTAATGGAGATAATAAAATCTAG
- a CDS encoding amino acid permease, whose product MVKEHKGLSAWQLTMMALGTVIGGSFFLGSSVAIHAAGPAILISYILGGVLVYFILYALSEMTIANPHAVSFRTFAAQSFGRGAGFIVGWVYWTGMSLAMSSEATAVSILVRKWIPNISIPLLGSIIIIAITLLNLLGADKLSKLESGLAAVKLLAIASFIILALLLIAGFMPGFSPIGTGVLANENFMPGGLKGIAGSMLIVMFAYAGFEIIGLASSETDNPAKVVPKAINYTVICLVCFYIISVAVLLPLIPTAELSEDVSPMVAALSRLGIGWAGTVLNLVLITAILSTMLAAMFGLGRMIKSLADEGLAPKWLKDEKRVPYRGILFSGLAMLLGLGMGLLLPKVYLFLVSSGGFSLLFVYAVIMATHIRFRKANGCPPNGKCQLPGYPYTSWIVLISLIFVIISMPFIPGQASGLIAGIIMTVLYSAIYMIFTFKEKRREIYRSLSKRYQSGLLTEASKELNEELHKEDMERKNRDEREDLD is encoded by the coding sequence ATGGTTAAAGAACATAAAGGGTTGTCTGCATGGCAGCTTACAATGATGGCATTAGGGACAGTAATTGGGGGCTCTTTTTTTCTTGGCTCGTCAGTAGCTATTCATGCTGCAGGGCCTGCAATATTGATATCATATATATTGGGGGGAGTATTAGTATATTTTATACTTTATGCGTTATCTGAGATGACCATAGCAAACCCTCATGCTGTATCTTTTCGAACTTTCGCAGCTCAAAGCTTTGGACGTGGAGCCGGGTTTATTGTAGGGTGGGTGTACTGGACCGGGATGTCTCTGGCTATGTCAAGTGAAGCTACTGCTGTATCAATTCTCGTAAGGAAATGGATTCCTAATATATCAATACCATTACTGGGGAGTATAATTATAATTGCTATTACGCTGCTCAACCTATTGGGAGCCGATAAGCTAAGCAAGCTGGAAAGTGGACTTGCAGCAGTGAAGTTGTTAGCGATAGCATCCTTTATAATTTTAGCGTTACTATTGATTGCGGGATTTATGCCGGGATTTTCACCAATCGGAACAGGTGTATTAGCTAATGAAAACTTTATGCCAGGAGGTTTAAAGGGGATTGCGGGAAGCATGCTTATAGTAATGTTTGCTTATGCCGGCTTTGAGATAATCGGCTTGGCTTCATCAGAGACAGATAATCCTGCAAAGGTTGTTCCAAAAGCAATTAATTATACAGTTATATGCCTAGTTTGTTTTTATATAATTTCTGTAGCAGTACTTCTTCCTCTGATTCCTACAGCTGAACTTAGTGAAGATGTGAGTCCAATGGTAGCGGCCCTGAGTAGATTGGGAATTGGCTGGGCTGGTACGGTACTTAATCTGGTACTTATTACAGCAATACTTTCTACAATGCTGGCAGCTATGTTTGGGCTTGGAAGAATGATAAAGTCACTTGCAGATGAAGGACTTGCTCCTAAATGGCTAAAAGATGAAAAAAGAGTACCTTATCGTGGCATATTATTTTCGGGGCTTGCAATGCTTTTAGGATTAGGAATGGGGCTTTTACTCCCAAAAGTTTATTTATTTCTTGTAAGTTCCGGGGGATTTTCATTATTATTCGTCTATGCTGTAATTATGGCCACACATATTCGATTCAGGAAAGCAAACGGATGCCCGCCTAATGGAAAATGCCAGTTACCGGGATACCCATATACCTCATGGATAGTATTAATAAGTTTGATTTTTGTAATTATAAGTATGCCTTTTATTCCGGGACAGGCATCTGGGCTGATAGCAGGTATAATAATGACGGTTCTGTATTCGGCCATCTATATGATATTTACATTTAAAGAAAAAAGACGTGAGATTTATAGAAGTCTGAGTAAAAGATATCAATCGGGTTTATTAACCGAGGCATCAAAGGAATTAAACGAAGAGCTTCATAAGGAAGATATGGAGAGGAAAAACAGAGACGAGAGGGAAGATTTAGATTAG
- a CDS encoding cob(I)yrinic acid a,c-diamide adenosyltransferase yields the protein MDKGLVQVYTGEGKGKTTAAIGQGIRAYGRGKIVYMLQFLKSSETGELMALKKFEPGFKVFRFEKQRGFVWNLGKEEIEELKGEIAKAFDFVRNTFKEKSCDVLILDEIMGVLGNGLIDIDFVLDVIKGKPEQVELILTGRNVPAEIIEVADYVSQIACIKHPFEKGIPAREGIEF from the coding sequence ATGGATAAGGGCTTGGTTCAGGTATATACCGGAGAGGGCAAGGGTAAAACAACAGCTGCAATTGGACAGGGGATTAGAGCCTACGGTAGAGGTAAAATAGTATATATGCTTCAATTCCTTAAGAGTAGCGAAACAGGAGAGCTAATGGCTTTAAAGAAATTTGAGCCCGGGTTTAAGGTGTTCCGCTTCGAAAAACAAAGAGGTTTTGTTTGGAATCTGGGTAAGGAAGAAATTGAAGAGCTAAAGGGTGAAATAGCCAAAGCATTTGATTTTGTTAGAAATACTTTCAAAGAAAAATCATGTGACGTGCTGATACTTGATGAAATTATGGGTGTGCTTGGAAATGGGCTTATAGATATTGATTTTGTACTGGATGTAATTAAGGGCAAACCTGAGCAGGTCGAATTGATTCTTACAGGAAGAAATGTTCCGGCAGAAATAATAGAAGTGGCTGACTATGTTTCGCAAATTGCATGCATAAAGCATCCTTTTGAAAAAGGTATACCTGCAAGGGAAGGTATAGAGTTTTAA
- a CDS encoding ammonium transporter family protein gives MKKNVLAFLTGIIFTLLMPFSVLAEEVAANDVVGTVWQFQQYNFSINILAMLLVGFGFLMVFVKKYGYSATTGTFLVVGTGIPLYLLLRYTGIISSESFDPQSIKALLFAEFAVAAALISMGAVLGRLRVYQYALLSVFIIPFYMINEWLVLDGKLGVTQGFVDAAGSIIIHAFGAYFGLGLAIALTKKEHMNQPIECDATSDRFSMLGSMILWIFWPSFCSAIVPTGDFQKTVVNTILALCGATVITYLLSTFLRKGKPSIADIANASLAGGVSIGATCNRVGAPTAFLIGLLAGTICVIGYVIIQPKLQKALKMVDTCGVHNLHGMPGLLGGIIAIFVVPGAAKPQIIGIVFTVVLALAGGFISGNIIKFTGSKLKVYEDSDEFAEAE, from the coding sequence ATGAAAAAGAACGTATTAGCTTTTTTGACAGGCATTATTTTTACTTTATTGATGCCTTTCAGTGTTTTGGCAGAGGAAGTAGCCGCCAATGATGTAGTTGGAACCGTGTGGCAGTTCCAGCAGTACAATTTTTCAATCAACATTTTAGCAATGCTCTTAGTAGGTTTTGGATTTCTAATGGTATTTGTAAAAAAATATGGTTATAGTGCAACAACCGGAACATTCCTGGTTGTTGGTACCGGGATTCCACTCTATTTATTGCTTCGTTACACAGGAATCATTTCTTCTGAATCTTTTGATCCTCAAAGTATAAAAGCATTATTATTCGCAGAATTCGCTGTAGCCGCTGCACTTATTTCAATGGGAGCAGTATTGGGAAGGTTGCGTGTTTACCAATATGCTTTGTTGTCAGTTTTTATAATACCTTTTTATATGATTAACGAATGGCTTGTATTAGATGGTAAACTTGGCGTAACTCAAGGTTTTGTAGATGCAGCTGGTTCTATTATTATTCACGCATTCGGTGCTTATTTTGGATTGGGGTTGGCTATAGCACTAACAAAGAAAGAGCACATGAATCAACCAATTGAATGCGATGCTACATCCGATAGATTTTCAATGCTTGGCTCAATGATTCTATGGATTTTCTGGCCAAGTTTCTGTAGTGCGATTGTCCCCACTGGAGATTTTCAAAAAACAGTAGTTAATACAATTTTAGCTTTATGTGGTGCAACAGTTATTACTTATTTACTAAGTACATTCTTAAGAAAAGGAAAGCCATCCATAGCTGATATTGCAAACGCAAGTCTTGCTGGTGGTGTCTCAATAGGTGCAACATGTAACCGTGTAGGCGCTCCAACTGCTTTCCTGATTGGATTGTTAGCTGGAACAATATGTGTTATAGGATATGTCATAATCCAGCCAAAATTACAAAAGGCATTAAAGATGGTAGATACATGCGGAGTTCATAATCTCCATGGTATGCCTGGGCTACTTGGTGGAATTATTGCAATTTTTGTAGTGCCTGGTGCAGCAAAACCACAAATCATCGGAATTGTTTTCACCGTGGTTCTTGCACTTGCAGGCGGTTTTATTTCTGGTAATATTATAAAATTCACCGGTTCTAAATTAAAGGTATACGAGGACTCTGATGAATTTGCAGAAGCTGAGTGA
- a CDS encoding cation diffusion facilitator family transporter: MKGLISVAVDVYKKVSRVLWVILFANIAVALLKIVVGSIIHSASMTADGFHSMTDGSSNVVGLIGIRLASKPVDKDHPYGHKKFETLTGLFIAGMLFFIGGKIILNAISSFMKPVAPNITIESLIVLIITLCINIFVSVYEYNVGKKLGSQILISDSMHTRSDIYVSIGVLATLVGVKLGLPPIIDPIASLVVSGFVIYAAYEIFKDNSGVLVDKVAVDTEKIRDIALRFDQVKDAHDIRSRGSANDMHIDMHIMTEPYMSVEESHKLIHSIEEQIRNEINANAQVIAHLEPYSSEIEV; encoded by the coding sequence TTGAAAGGATTGATAAGTGTGGCAGTAGATGTTTATAAAAAAGTAAGCCGTGTACTCTGGGTTATCCTATTTGCAAACATAGCGGTTGCATTGTTGAAGATTGTTGTCGGTAGTATTATTCATAGTGCCAGTATGACTGCGGATGGCTTTCATTCGATGACTGACGGGTCTTCCAATGTTGTAGGTTTGATTGGAATTAGATTGGCCTCGAAGCCGGTTGACAAGGATCATCCATATGGACACAAAAAGTTCGAGACGCTTACAGGTCTCTTTATTGCTGGAATGCTATTTTTTATAGGCGGGAAAATAATCCTGAATGCAATAAGCAGCTTTATGAAGCCTGTTGCTCCAAATATAACAATAGAAAGCCTGATTGTACTAATTATAACGCTTTGCATTAATATATTTGTGTCAGTATATGAGTATAATGTAGGTAAAAAGCTGGGCAGTCAGATTTTAATATCTGATTCCATGCACACAAGAAGTGATATATATGTTTCCATTGGCGTATTGGCAACACTTGTAGGTGTTAAATTGGGATTACCCCCAATAATTGACCCAATAGCATCTCTTGTTGTATCAGGTTTTGTTATTTATGCAGCATATGAAATTTTCAAAGATAATAGTGGTGTGCTGGTTGATAAAGTGGCAGTTGATACAGAAAAAATCAGGGATATTGCACTTCGTTTTGATCAGGTTAAAGATGCCCATGATATACGTAGCCGTGGAAGTGCAAATGATATGCATATAGATATGCATATTATGACTGAACCTTATATGAGTGTCGAAGAATCGCATAAACTAATTCATAGTATTGAAGAACAAATACGTAATGAAATCAATGCGAACGCACAGGTTATAGCTCACCTTGAGCCTTATTCTTCTGAAATTGAAGTATAA
- a CDS encoding GNAT family N-acetyltransferase, with protein MKIEFVNELPSVEEYKFLRSSVGWNIVNDEGAVKKGIEGSLYCVLAKDGDKTVGIGRVVGDGGIMFTIVDIIAIPEYQGCGIGKTIVKNIMDWIEKNCVKGTRIMLCAAEGRESFYEQFGFIKRPTSGYGAGMHWDWAE; from the coding sequence ATGAAAATAGAATTTGTGAATGAACTTCCGTCAGTTGAAGAATATAAGTTTTTACGGTCATCTGTTGGATGGAATATTGTCAATGATGAAGGAGCAGTTAAAAAGGGGATTGAGGGTTCACTTTATTGTGTATTGGCAAAAGACGGGGACAAAACAGTGGGGATAGGACGTGTTGTCGGAGATGGGGGAATAATGTTTACTATAGTTGATATTATTGCTATACCTGAATATCAGGGGTGTGGAATAGGAAAAACAATTGTAAAAAACATTATGGACTGGATAGAAAAGAATTGTGTAAAAGGAACCCGGATTATGCTATGTGCAGCTGAAGGAAGAGAAAGTTTCTATGAACAGTTCGGGTTTATAAAACGTCCAACGAGCGGATATGGTGCTGGGATGCATTGGGATTGGGCAGAATAA
- a CDS encoding response regulator transcription factor — protein MFHIMVVEDDNNTRKLMEAVLIQNGYEVILAKDGIDALEKMDNHHVDLIVLDLMMPRMDGYELSETLRKCNCNLPILMVTAKETPADKKKGFLVGTDDYMVKPVDEEEMILRIAALLRRSKIVNEHRLTVGETVLDYDELTVSYMGYVQELPNKEFTLLYKLLSYQNKIFTRRSLMDEIWGMNSDTDERTVDVHINRLRDRLKENPDFEIITVRGLGYKAVVKA, from the coding sequence ATGTTTCACATCATGGTGGTAGAAGATGACAACAATACAAGAAAATTAATGGAAGCTGTATTGATTCAAAACGGTTATGAAGTTATCCTTGCCAAGGATGGTATCGATGCGCTTGAAAAAATGGACAACCATCATGTGGATTTGATTGTTCTCGATCTTATGATGCCACGCATGGATGGCTATGAATTAAGTGAAACTTTGCGTAAATGTAACTGTAACCTGCCTATATTAATGGTAACGGCAAAAGAAACACCTGCCGATAAAAAGAAGGGGTTTCTTGTAGGAACGGATGATTATATGGTAAAACCGGTTGATGAGGAGGAGATGATTCTGAGAATTGCAGCACTTCTTCGCCGTTCCAAAATTGTAAATGAGCATCGGCTTACAGTGGGAGAAACTGTTTTGGATTATGATGAACTTACTGTTTCTTATATGGGTTATGTTCAGGAATTACCGAATAAAGAATTCACTCTGTTATACAAATTGTTGTCCTACCAGAACAAAATTTTTACGAGGCGCAGTTTGATGGATGAAATTTGGGGGATGAATTCTGATACTGATGAACGAACGGTAGATGTTCACATAAATCGTTTGCGTGATAGGTTAAAAGAAAATCCGGATTTCGAAATAATTACAGTTCGGGGACTTGGATACAAGGCGGTGGTAAAAGCATGA
- a CDS encoding HAMP domain-containing sensor histidine kinase produces MNRGRTLNIQMVILVFYIMISSGLLTGVCFLFLYAAGILPIPQLTPILYPLVALLVSIIIGTSISAMAGEKMLKPLNQLVKAIKVVATGDFSVRVEEINDHSEMANLIRNFNHMAEELGSIEMFRNSFINDFSHEFKTPIVSIRGFAKQLQNDNLSPEKRKEYTDIIISESERLANMSANVLILNKFENQQFITNKTEYELDEQIRDCIILFEKQWSKKNIEINLDLEPLKIYNNQEMLSHLWINLIENAIKYSNDNGHVAIRCYGTVNGIQFKISDDGNGMDENTLKHIFDKFYQGDNSHAVQGNGLGLSIVKRIVELCKGEIVVDSETQKGTTFTVKLPKSESECQQTE; encoded by the coding sequence ATGAACAGAGGAAGAACTTTAAATATACAGATGGTAATTCTGGTTTTTTACATTATGATATCTTCAGGATTATTGACAGGGGTATGTTTTTTATTTTTATATGCAGCAGGTATTTTACCAATTCCTCAACTTACCCCAATTCTATATCCGTTAGTTGCATTACTTGTCAGCATCATTATTGGAACCTCCATTTCGGCTATGGCAGGTGAAAAAATGTTGAAACCGCTAAATCAGCTCGTTAAGGCAATCAAAGTAGTAGCCACGGGAGATTTTAGTGTTCGTGTTGAAGAAATTAACGACCATTCCGAAATGGCTAATTTAATTAGAAATTTTAATCATATGGCAGAAGAGCTTGGCAGTATAGAAATGTTTCGTAATAGTTTTATCAATGATTTTTCTCATGAATTCAAGACACCTATTGTTTCAATCCGGGGATTTGCCAAACAACTGCAAAATGACAATCTTTCACCTGAAAAGCGAAAAGAATACACTGATATTATTATAAGTGAATCCGAAAGGCTTGCTAACATGTCTGCAAATGTTCTTATTCTTAACAAATTTGAAAATCAACAATTTATAACAAATAAAACAGAATACGAATTAGATGAACAAATCAGGGATTGTATCATACTTTTTGAAAAGCAGTGGAGTAAGAAAAATATAGAAATCAATCTCGATTTGGAACCTTTAAAAATTTACAATAATCAAGAGATGCTTTCACATCTTTGGATAAATCTTATTGAAAACGCAATTAAGTACTCGAACGACAATGGACATGTGGCAATCAGATGCTATGGAACAGTTAATGGTATTCAATTTAAGATAAGTGATGACGGAAATGGTATGGATGAAAATACACTAAAACATATTTTTGATAAATTTTATCAAGGTGATAACTCACATGCAGTTCAGGGAAATGGGCTGGGCCTTTCGATTGTCAAACGAATTGTTGAACTTTGCAAAGGAGAAATTGTAGTAGATAGTGAAACTCAAAAGGGCACAACCTTTACCGTGAAGTTGCCGAAATCGGAAAGCGAATGTCAGCAGACTGAGTAA
- the crcB gene encoding fluoride efflux transporter CrcB yields MDKILCVGIGGFLGASLRYLVSIAALKMFKSDFPFGTLIVNVTGAVLIGFIMQLSLRFTCITPNLKLFLTTGILGGLTTFSTFSFETISLLQGGRYFAFISNIVLNVGLSLVGVVIGISLVRYCIKI; encoded by the coding sequence ATGGATAAGATACTTTGTGTTGGAATTGGAGGATTTCTAGGAGCCTCCTTACGTTATTTGGTTTCTATTGCGGCATTAAAAATGTTTAAATCTGATTTTCCTTTTGGGACTCTAATTGTTAATGTAACAGGAGCAGTTTTGATTGGATTCATCATGCAGCTAAGCCTAAGATTTACCTGTATTACGCCAAATTTAAAATTGTTTCTAACAACGGGAATTTTAGGAGGGTTAACGACATTTTCAACTTTTAGTTTTGAAACAATTTCTTTACTTCAAGGTGGAAGATACTTTGCATTTATAAGCAATATTGTACTTAACGTGGGTCTAAGCTTGGTGGGAGTAGTGATAGGAATTAGCCTAGTGCGTTATTGCATAAAGATTTAA
- a CDS encoding PH domain-containing protein — protein sequence MGIFDAFLGNAWELCAEDAEHEMKRLLASGEKVEKAYKLIRDLIIFTNKRLLLVDKQGATAKKVEYHSIPYRSITHFSIETAGNFDLDAELRIWISGAELPIQKQFNKSLDIYELQSVLATYVLK from the coding sequence ATGGGTATCTTTGATGCCTTTTTGGGGAATGCTTGGGAGTTGTGTGCTGAGGATGCAGAACACGAGATGAAAAGGCTTTTGGCAAGTGGAGAAAAGGTTGAAAAAGCGTACAAACTAATACGTGATCTTATTATTTTTACAAACAAACGGTTACTTTTGGTTGATAAACAGGGTGCGACAGCTAAAAAGGTTGAATATCACTCAATTCCTTATAGAAGCATCACTCATTTTAGTATTGAAACAGCAGGAAACTTTGACTTGGATGCTGAACTTAGAATATGGATTTCCGGTGCAGAGCTGCCGATTCAAAAACAGTTTAACAAGAGCTTGGATATTTATGAATTGCAAAGTGTACTGGCTACGTATGTTTTGAAGTAA
- a CDS encoding J domain-containing protein: MISDPYKVLGVSPDDPIEEITKAYRRLAKKYHPDVNYGNEEAAKKMSEINAAYEQIKSGNTSQTNSSRGYSGQSSYGYGNNSSGENDPFGGFNPFGFDPFGGFGPFGNNQQRRQYSEFEPVKNYLRAGYYAEALNVLSNITNKSAEWYYYSAIANYNTDNKVTALNHAKTAVQMEPNNQEYQHLLNQIQNGGRVYQQQSQNFGMPVVNLSNLCCGLCLARLLCGC, encoded by the coding sequence ATGATATCCGATCCTTACAAAGTGCTTGGTGTTTCTCCAGATGATCCAATTGAAGAAATTACAAAAGCATATCGCCGATTGGCGAAAAAATACCACCCGGATGTTAATTATGGAAATGAAGAAGCAGCAAAGAAAATGAGCGAAATAAACGCAGCTTATGAACAGATAAAGAGCGGGAATACGTCCCAAACAAACAGCAGCAGAGGATACAGCGGCCAAAGTTCATATGGCTACGGAAACAATTCTTCTGGGGAAAATGACCCCTTTGGTGGATTTAATCCTTTCGGATTTGATCCGTTTGGGGGATTTGGTCCCTTTGGTAACAATCAACAAAGGCGCCAATATTCTGAATTTGAGCCAGTAAAAAACTATCTGCGTGCAGGGTATTACGCAGAGGCGCTGAATGTGCTGTCCAATATAACTAACAAGAGTGCTGAATGGTACTATTACAGTGCCATTGCAAATTATAATACAGATAACAAAGTTACAGCACTTAATCACGCTAAAACAGCAGTACAGATGGAGCCGAATAATCAGGAATATCAGCACCTTTTAAATCAAATACAAAACGGTGGACGGGTTTATCAACAGCAAAGCCAGAACTTTGGTATGCCTGTAGTCAATTTGAGCAATCTCTGTTGTGGGCTCTGTCTTGCAAGGCTGCTCTGTGGTTGCTGA